The nucleotide sequence GCTCGTTTATCGTTATCCACGGATCTTCCGCCAGCTGCTTCAGTCCGAGGGAAATGCGGCGGTCCGCGCGGTTGATGTCGAGTATGACGAATTCCTGCTCCTTGCCCAGCTTCAGCACTTTCCGCTGCTTGAAGACCTTCTTCCACGACATGTCATTGCGGTGCAGAAGCGCGTCAAGGCCTTCCACGCGGACGAAGATGCCGAATTCGACGTACTTGACGCCCTCGCCCTTGACAACGTCGCCGGCCTTGTACTTGGACGTGAAGCTTTCCCACCGCGCCTCCAGCTCCTCGTCGAGGAATTCCTTGCGCGACAGCACGATCGATTTCTTCTTCTTGTCGATGCTCTTTATCTTGAATTCATATTCCGTGTCGGATTCGTTCTTGTTCTTCAGGTCCGCGGTGAGGGAAAAGGGAAGGAAGGCGATGACGCCGCTGCAGTCCACGAGCTTGCCCTTGTTGATGGAGCTTTTTATTTTCCCCATGATCGTCTTGTGGCCCTCGTTGTACCAGTCCATGAACTTCTTCCAGTAAAGCTCCGCGCTGGCCGAGTTCTTGGAAAACTGCAGCATCCCGTCGATCATCCGCTTGTTCTGGAGCATCACCGGCACCATGTCGCCGATGCCCGGCTTTTCCTCGAACTCGTGGAGAGGGATCCTGCCGTCGGACTTGGTCCCGACGTTCACGTAGGCGTATTCGCTGTCGATGGTCACGATCTCGCCCTGAACGATCATTCCGGGCTGGATCTCATCCATGGTAGAATCCGCCACATGTTCCATGTCTATGTTTTCATTTATTTCAGGGGTGAGATTCTCCATAGTGTTCCATCCTGACATGTAGATAGTGAGACCGGGCAACGGCCGCCGTCGATTTTCCGGCGGCTACCCTCGTGTGCCGCGGCCCATTCCGGTTTCACCGAATTTGAAGAACGAGTTCCTTGATGCGGTTGATCACCTGATCCATCGGCATGTCTGAAGTATCAATATATACTGCATCGCGCGCCCGGACCAGCGCCCCGAAAGGCCGCCGAGTGTCCTGTTCATCACGCTGTATAATCTGTTTTTTGATTAGATTTTCGTCAACATTTTTTCCCAATTCCCGGTACTCTTTAATGCGGCGCCCAGCCCGCACTTCCACCGAGGCGTCAAGGTAAATCTTCAGGTCGGCGTCCGGGAACACCACGGACCCTATGTCCCTCCCGTCCATGATTATGGAATCTTCCCGCGCCCAGGTCCGCAGCATGGCGTTGACATGGCCCCGGACATCACGGTCGTCAGAAATGATGCCGATGTTGCGCGCTATCTCCTCGTCCCGTATCAGCCGCGTCACGTCCGTGCCGTTCACGCAGGTCAGCGATGAGCCGTCCGGAAGGAACTCCTGCCTGATATCCATACCCGCTATATCGGGGGTGAAGGCGAAATCCTTCGCCACGCTCCCGTCGCGCTTCAGCACGTACCACGTGATGGACCGGTATATGGCGCCGGAGTCTATGTATTTGATCCCCAGGGCGACGGCCGCCTGGCGCGATACGCTGCTCTTGCCCGATCCGGCGGGGCCGTCGACGGCAACCACGATCTTTTTCATTGGCTCAAACCATCCCTGATTTTTTTAGCCGCGGCAAAATAATCATGGACCGGGCCGCCGGTCCCGGCTTCATCGATTACCGCCTTTAGCCGCTTCAGCTCTCCGATCATGACCTCGATCGACGCGGATATGTTGCCGCGATTCTGAAGCACGATGTCGCGCCACATGTCCGGGGAGCCGGCCGAGATGCGCGTCGCGTCACGGAAGCCGTTCCCGATGAAGGCGCCGATGCCGCAGGCCGGGTCGTGGGCCGCGCGAAAATCGTCGAAGACCGCCACCAGGGCGCTGGCGACCAGGTGCGGCAGATGGCTGGTGTAGGTAACGAGGAGATCGTGCTCCTCCGGCGAAACCGTGACGGTCCGCGCCCCGAGGGACTCCCAGAACCGCGCCACCTGGCCGACATCCTCCGGCCGGTTGCCGCCGTGGGGGGTGATGATGACGGAGGAGCCATTGTAGAGGTCGGGACGGCCCGAATCATACCCGGTCTTCTCGGAGCCCGCCATGGGGTGGCACCCGATGAACTGCCCTGCCCGGTCGAGCCTCCCGATCTCCCGCATGATGACATCCTTGACACTGCCCACATCGATCACGATGGTCCGGGGGTCCAGGTCTCCGGCGGTGAGTATTTTCCCGATGATTTCCACCGACGAGTCCACCGGCGTCGACACCACCGCCAGATCCACTCCGGATAGGGATATCCGGTCAAAGGCGCCGATCGAGTCCACGAATTTTTCGGCGAGGGCCGGTTCCAGCCTGGCCGCATTGCGGCCGTAGGCGGCAATGAAAATCCCCGGATCGATTTTTTTCAGGGCCCGGCAGATCGATCCTCCCAGCAGTCCCAGGCCGAATATGGCTACTTTGTTGAACAATGACGTCACTGCCTGCCTATCGGATACGACCCGAGTATCTTGAGAAAGATCGTCTCGTTCTTCACCTTCCCGAGGGCCTTCCGGACCGTGTCGTCCTCCGCGTGCCCCAATATGTCGATGAAGAAATTATACTCCCACATCTTCTTCTTATCGGGACGCGACTCGATCTTCGTCATGTTGATGCCGGCCTCGCTGAACGGCTTCAGGAGATCGAGGAGCGCTCCCGGCCTGTCCTTGACGGCGCACACCAGGGAGGTCTTGTCGTTGCCGGTCGGCGCGGCGGGCTTCCTGCCGACGAGGAAAAACCTGGTGAAGTTCTGCCGCGAATCCTCGATCATCGTGGCCAGTGTGTTCAGCGTGTAGATCTCACCGGCCAGGCCCGAGGCAATGGCCGCGGCCCCGTCCTCCCCGGCGGCGATCTCTGCCGCCCGCGACGTCGAATCCACGCTGACGATCTCCGCGGAGGGCAGGTTCGCCCTTATCCAGGCCTTGCACTGACCCAGGGTCTGCGGATGGGAGTATACTTTTTTCACGGCGGAAATCCCGCTCGCCCGCGACAGCAGGCTGTAGGTCACGCGCACGTACTGCTCCGCCATGATCGATAGGGTCGTTTCCATGAGCTCGTCCAGGGTGAAGGTGACGGCGCCCTCGGTGCTGTTCTCGACGGGCACCACGCCGTAGCCCGCCGATCCGGCCTCGACCTGGAGGAACACGTCCTGTATGGTGCGCTGGGGCAGCTTGGCGATGGCTTCGCCGAAGAGGCCCCTGACGGCGATGGCCGTAAAGGTCCCCTCCGGCCCCAGGAAGGCCACCCTGACCGGGGCGATGGCGGCCATGGAGGCCGTCAGGATGTCGGTGTACACCCGCTTGATGGTCTCGCCGGAAAGGGGCCCGGCGTTGCATGAATCGATGAGATCGTAGAGCCTGCTCCTTTCCTCCGGCGCGAAGGAGTCTTCTCCGGTCCGCGCCCGGAGCCGCTCCATGTACAGCTCGCTCCGCCGCGAGATCAGGCCGATGATCTCCCTGTCGATCCTCGCGATGTCGTCATGGTCGGCCATGTCATTCGTCCCAGTTCAAAGAGAATTCCTTAATCTCCGAAAGCTTCGGCAGGTCCGATAGCTTGTTCAGTCCGAAATAACGCAAAAACTCGTTGGTCGTTCCGTAGGCCAGGGGACGGCCCGGCAGCTCCTTGCGCCCCACCGGCTTGACCAGGGTCCGCTCCATCAGCTTCACCACCATCATCCGGGACGAAACGCCCCGGAGCTCGTCGATCTCCGCCAGCACGATGGGCTGCTTGTAGGCGATAATCGAAAGGGTCTCCAGCATTCCCTTGGAGAGCCCTTCACGTTTCCTGACCCCGATGACGCGCCGCAGCTGCTCGCCATACCGCTCACTCGTGACGAACTGGTATCCCTTGGCGATCTCCTGGAGCTTGATGCCGCCGTCACGGTCCTCGTATTCGTCGACCAGCGTGTCGAGGAGTATCTTGGCGTGGGTCTGATCGATGGAAAAGCTGTTCACGAAAAACGCGAGGGGCACCGGCTCGTTGCTCAGAAAGAGCACCGCTTCCAGCAATCCCTTGATGACATCGTCATCCTTATGGCTGTCATCGGGACCGGCTTCCCCGCCGTTCTGCCCGATGACGTCGTCTTTTATATCCTGTGACATGTTGCTATTTGTTCCCTGCGAATAATTCATCCCTCCCCCTCGATGGGGGAGGCGAGGTGGGGGTGAATTGATTATCACCCTCCCCCCTGCCCCTCCCATCAAGGGAGGGGTGATTACACCTGCATCGTATAGTCATATGCCGCTTACGCCGGAGCCGGAGCCGGAGCCGCATGCTTCACGATGCGGATGGTACCGAAAACCTTATGCTGGAGCAGCTTGATGATCCTCGTTCTCGCCAGCTCCAGTATGGCCATGAAGGTCACCACGATCTCGATCCGCGACGGCTTCGCCGTAAAGATATCGGGAAACTGTATGACATCCGCCTTGTCCAGCATGTTCTTGATATGCTCAATCCTGTCGCTCACCAGTATCTCGTCAAATACAATTTCCTTCTCGTCGACTTCCTTCTGCGACTGGATGACCTCCGCGAAGGCCTTCAGCAGGTCAAAGAGCGACACATCGCCGTAATCGTCGATTTCGATGATCTCCTCGATCCTGTTCTCCCTTGTGTACCGGTTCGCGCTGGTCTCGAACTCCTCCATGAGCCTCCGCGAGGCGTTCTGGAACTTCTTGAACTCCAGCAGCTTCTGGACCAGCTCGGGGGGAAGGGGCGGCACGAAATATTCATCCTCGATCTGGCCCGCCGGAAGCAGGGCGCAGCTTTTATAATACAGGAGCTCCGACGCCATCCGGATGAAATCCGTGGCGATGCGGACGTTCAGCTTCTCCATGACCTTGAGGTAGCCTAGGTACTGCTCGGTGATGTGGGATATGGTGATTTCCGTTACATCGATCTTTGCCTTTTTAATCAGGTCCCAGAGCAGATCCAGGGGCCCCTCAAAGTTATCGATATGGATGATGGGATTATTCTCGGGGCTTTCGCCCGGTTCCGCTTCAATTTTATCTTCAGTATCGCTCATAGTGTCAACGCAGTGCACAGGATGTTTCCGGGGGGTGTTGCAAAGACCCCCGGATCCACAGGCCTTCACGCAAAAAACCCCTCTTTATGGAGGGGTTTTTTATATAACCGATAGGTATTATGTCAATCAGTTTATTTCAGGCAAGTGCCTTCTCCGCCGCTTTCTGGAGCCGCTCGGGCGGAAAGGGCTTGACCACGAAGTCCCTGACACCGAGCTTGATGGCCTTGGTAAGAAGGTTTTCCTGGCCCAGCGCCGTTACCATGATTATCCTGGCGTTCGGGTCCTGGCGGAGAATCTCCTCCGCGGCCTCGATCCCGTCCTTTTCACGCATCGTGATATCCATGGTGACCAGGTTCGGCTTCAGCCGCTTGTATAACTCGATAGCCTCATTACCGTTCTCGGCTTCGCCGATGATCTCATGACCGGCGGGAACCAGGGCGTCTTTAACGAGGGTCCTCATGAATTTTGCGTCGTCTACTATCAAAATGGTCGCCATGCACCTACCCCATTTACTGTGTCGTCATACGGACGAGAAAAATTATAGCTAGATATTCAAATTTTCGTACTTTTGTCGTTCCGATAATAGATAAAATATTACCATAAACTTAAAAAAGCAACAAAAAAACAATACACAATCATAATACAGTACCGTGTTAAATATATTCAACAATTTTTTTTGGAATTTCCGATAAAGGGACAACATCATCGATTCCGCCCTTTTCCACCGCCACCCGGTTCATGCCATACACAACGGATGTTTCCTCGTTCTGGGCTATTGTTTTACCGCCGGTTTTCTTTATCCTGGTGATCCCGTCCGCTCCGTCCCGTCCCATCCCGGTCATGATCACGGCAACCGTGTTCTTCCCGGCAGTATCGGCCAGGGAATTGAATAGCACGTCAATGGAGGGCCGGTGTCCGCTCACCTTTTCCCCGTCGAAAACCCTGACATAGCGGTTGTTATTCTTCTCCTCCAGGGCTATATGCTTGTTCCCTGGGGCCACGAAGGCGCACCCGGGCAGCACCTGGTCCATGTCCTGGGCCTCTTTCACCTTCAGCTGGGACATCAGGTCAAGCCGCTCGGCGAAGGCCTTGGTGAACCCTTCAGGCATGTGCTGCACCACCAGGATCGACGAGGGAAAATCGGGCGGGATGTTCGTAAACACCTGTATGAGGGCCGCCGGCCCTCCCGTCGATGTGCCGATCCCGACGATCCGGGTACTGGCTGTTTTTTTCAGGATCGGAGCCGCCGCTTTTATGTCCGCCCTGACGGCCGGCGCTCCGGCCGGTCTTTTATCGACCGGCGTCTCCTTGCTGTCGACCTTCGATTTGCTTACCGACTTGACCTTCGTGCGAAGCAGCTCGCTGATATCATTCAGCGACAGGGAGACCATCGATGACGGCTTTGGAATGAAATCGACGGCGCCGTATTCCAGGGCCTTGAATGTCTCCTCCGCCCCGTGCTTGGTGAACACGCTCAGCATGATGACCGGTTTCGGGTTCGTCGCTATTATGGTCCTCAAGGCAGTGAGCCCGTCCATGACGGGCATCTCGATGTCCATGGTGATGACGTCCGGGTTCAACTCCTTCGCCAGCTTGACGGCCATTTCGCCGTTGTCCGCCGCCCCGATGACCTTGATCATGGGATCGCTTTCAAGGCTGTCGGTTACGATCTTCCGTACAAGAGTTGAATCGTCGACTACCAGTACCTTAATTTGACCCGACATTGGTCCTCATGCGCTCAACAATGATCTTAAGTGAATCGGCCTCGGGAAGAAGAAGGAGGTTCCCGATGATCTTGTCATTCTCGAAAAAGAACGCCGTATCCATGATTACCGCATAGTCGCTCAGCATGTTATGAAGAACGAGTATCGAATCAATGACCGACTGAAGATAGTCGTGCACTATGGTGGGCAGGCCCGCCCGTATGACCAGGTTCGATTTCTCGGCAATTACGTTGATGACCGCCGCCCCGACGATGTTGGTCAGCTCCTGGAGCGCCGATTGTCCGTCCTCGTTGAATTCATGGGTCGTTTTCGAGGCGAGGCCGTACAGGAGATCCACCACCTCGAAGCCGATGGTTTCCTTGAATATGAAGAGCACGGTGCCGCGCGTATCGCCCAGTATGGGCATCATGATGCCCATGTAAACGCTGTCGACATCGCCGATATGCTTGGGGATCTGCTCGATGGGCATGACCGACACTTCCGGGATCGACAGGTCGATCTGCTTGTTCAGTATCTTCGAAAGGGACTCGGCCGCATTGGCCGCCCCGATGTTCGCGACGAGCTGGAATTCACGCAGCTCGTCCTGCGTGAGCGAAATGGATTCGGCCATGTGTTCCGAGGGCGCCCCGGTCCCGGTCGTCGTCTTTATGCTTTCGCGCAGCTCATCCCTGAACTCGTCAAGGGCCCTGGTGACCCTCTGCCCGATCTTTGCGTCGGTCTCCGGGGACTCCTCCCGGGCGGGGGGCGCGGGCTGTTCGGCGAACATGTGAATGCGGCGATCGGTCCCGGGCCCCGAGGTGATGGATGAAGGCTTGTCCGCCGTCACCGGCTTTTTCTCTTCGACGACCGGCGCCTCCGGTTTCTGCGCTTCCGGTGCCTTCGGCTCGGTGAAGAGCATAGCGCCCGATTTGCGCTCAACGGCCGGCGCGGCTTCCCGGACGGCGGCCCTCCCGGCGGGTTCCTTCGCCTTGACCAGGTCCTCCTCCTCCACTTCTTCTATATCCGCCTCGTCCGCCTCGATAACGCGCTTGCGGTCGTATCGCGTCATCTTGTCCTGCTCGGTGATAACCTTGTTTATCATCGACGAGATATCAAGGATAAGGCATATGCTTCCATCGCCGAGGATCGACGCCCCGGCCAGGCCTTCAACGGTCTTGTAATTCTGCTCGAGGGACTTGATGACGATCTCCAGCTTGCCCTCGAGGTAATCGACGATGAGGCCGATCTTGCGGGTGCCGAAACCGACGACCACGACCGGCATCTTGTCGTCAGGGCCGAGGGCGCTTTCCAGGTTGATGAACCGCGACAGGCGCAGCAGGGAGAGGATCTCGCCCCTGAGGTTGATGACCTCGTGCCCCTCTATGGTCGTGATGTCCGATTGCGATATCTTGATGGTCTCGATGACGTCGGTCAGCGGAATAGCGTACATCTCGTTGCGGACCTTCACCATGATGGCGGGAATGATCGCCAGGGTTATCGGAAAAGAAAGCACGAAGCGCGTCCCCATGCCCATCTCCGTCTCGATGGACACCGAGCCGTTCAACTCGCTCACGATCTCCTTCACGACATTCATGCCCACGCCGCGTCCGGAAATGTCGGTTATCTTCTCGGCCGTCGAGAAGCCCGGCGTGAAAATGTAGTTGTATATGTCAGTATCGTCCATGGCCGCGATCATCTCCGGCGTTGCAAGGCCCATGGCGACGGCTTTCCGCTTGATATGGTCCAGATTGAGGCCGCGGCCGTCGTCGCTCACGTCGACGAAGATCTGGTTGCCGCTCTGGTAGGCGTTCAGGGTGATGTGGGCCATTTCAGATTTGCCCAGCCTCTTTCTCTCGTCGACCGTCTCGATGCCGTGGTCGGCGGCGTTGCGCAGGAGATGCAGGAGAGGCTCGCCGATGGAATCGATGACTTTCTTGTCGAGCTCGGTGTCCTCGCCCTTGATGGTGAGCTCAACCTCCTTGTTGAACTCCTTGGCAAGGTCCCGCACCAGGCGGCGAAAACGGGTAAAGACCTGGCCGATGGGGACCATCCTCGTCTTCATGATGCCGCTCTGCAGGTCCTTGGCGATGCGCGACATCTGTTCCATGCGGCTCTTGAACTCGTTGATGATCGATTTTTCCTCGCTGATCTTCCGCATCTCCTCGTAAAGCTTGAAGAATCCCGAGTTGGCTATGACCAGCTCACCGACATTGTTCAGCAGCAGGTCCAGCTTGTCGATGGAGACCTTCACGGTCTTGAGCATCGCGACCTTTTTCTTTCCCTCTTTATCGGCGCCCCTGACGCCGGCATGCTCCGCCTCGGCGCCTTCCTCTTCGTCCTCGTCCTCATCAACGGCTTCCTCCACCTCTTCATCGGCGGATTCCTTCAAGTCCGGAACCGAGGCGGACGCGGCTTTCCCCTCCTCCGCCTCTGCGCCCTGGTCGCCGTAAAAGGATTCGCTCTCGCTGAAACTCAGCACCATCTTGTCGTCCTTCCTGGTGAGGCGGATGGTGCGAATGTCGATCCGGTGTATCAGGTCCAGGTTGGCGGCGCGGCGTATTTCGTCATTGGACTGCTCCGTGATGATAACGATCTTGACGACATTGTTGACGCTGTCGTCGCCCATGTCCTCCATGGAGGGGAAGGTTGTCACGATCTCGCCCATCTTGCCCAGGTTGTTGACGACCAGCTGGGCCTTGACCCATTTCATCTGGGCCTTGTCGTCGATGAACACGGTCACCTCGCAGCATGACCGGCCGGATTCCAGGCCGCTCTTTATCCGTGACCGCATCTCCCCGTCGAGGATTGTCTTGGGCACCTCGTAACTGGTCTTGCCGTCGGTGACGATCTCCGGGACCGCCTTCTTCTCGGGTTTCTTCGGCTTAACGGATTTATCACAGATGGCCTTGATGTCGTCGATGAGCCATTTCAGATCCTGCTCCGGCTTCTCGCCCGACGCTACGGTGTCGATGACATTGCGGATTTCGTCGAAGCATTTGAATATGATGTCTATGATCTCGGAGGTGATGCCCATGCTGCCGTCCCTGATGCCCTGGAGAAGGTTCTCCATCATGTGGGCCAGGTCGCTGAGCTCGTTGAGGCCGACGAAGGCGGCGGAGCTTTTCAGTGAATGGGCGGCGCGGAAAATATTATTTATAATTTCAAGATTATCCGGATTTTTCTCCAGTTCCAGGAGATTCTGATTCAATTCCTGGAGCTGTTCATCAGCCTCTTCGAGAAAAATATCCTGGTATTCGCCAAGAGAAAAAGCCATAATCGATCTCCACGATTTCAATTACCAGGCGGTACTGATTACCGCCTGGGATCGGAGATACCGCCGCGGCATCCCCGGATATTCACGCACCATGAAAATCATGGCCACGGCCCGTGCCGCCTGAAGGGCGCCCCGTCACTCCTGAACCTTGTCTTCCTCGAGGAACAGGATGTTCGACAGGTTCAATATGACAATCAGCCGGTCCTTCAGCCTGCCGATGCCCCATATGTATTCTTCCGATACTCCCTCTATCAGCTCGGAAGGAGGATCGACATTGTTCCGCGAAATACGGACGACCTGGTGCACGTTATCCACCATCAGCCCCGTGAGCTTGTCGCTGGTCTCAATGACGATGATGCGGGTCAGGTCGGTCACCTTTGCCCGGGAAAATCCGAACCTCTTGCGCACGTCGACAACGGGAATCACGTTGCCCCGGAGGTTGATGACTCCCTTGATAAAATCAGACGTGTTCGGCAGGCGGGTTATTTCCGGGAAGCGAAGTATTTCATGAACGGCGAGGATGTCCACCCCGTATTCCACGTCTTCAAGGACGAAGCTGACGAGCTGGATAATGGAGCCCTCGGCGATAAGCTCTTCTTCCTCGTCGCCGGAAATCTTGACTTTCAGCCGTTCCTGCTTGTCTATCAGTTCATTCAGATCCATAGAGGTTGTCCTGAAATTATTTATATGTCTTTTCACTTTCCCGAAAGGCTCCACAGTCGGATCCTATCGGGAAGGGCATTACGGGATACATCCGCAAAACCCCAGGCTCATCCCGGTACAGGCCGCGGGAAACGGCGATACATCTTCATGTCATCTTGATTCCCTTTCCAGCGGGACAGCATAACAACAAAGTGCTAAACGATTTACTTTAAAATAAAAGCCTTACTTTTCAAGCATTTTTTTTAAATAAAATACCCATCCCGTCATAATGAGACATTTTTCGCATAATGTTTGGCACACTCTGTCAACCCCGGGGCTTGGCTCCGGTTTTCAAACACACGGTGATACCCGGGCAGATACGCCGATATAGGATGCCGTAAAGCCATCCTGCAGGAATGAGCTACTTTTTAAGGCTGGACAGTCGTTTTTCCCAGGTCTCGAAGT is from Spirochaetota bacterium and encodes:
- a CDS encoding chemotaxis protein CheW, translating into MDLNELIDKQERLKVKISGDEEEELIAEGSIIQLVSFVLEDVEYGVDILAVHEILRFPEITRLPNTSDFIKGVINLRGNVIPVVDVRKRFGFSRAKVTDLTRIIVIETSDKLTGLMVDNVHQVVRISRNNVDPPSELIEGVSEEYIWGIGRLKDRLIVILNLSNILFLEEDKVQE
- the pheA gene encoding prephenate dehydratase — its product is MADHDDIARIDREIIGLISRRSELYMERLRARTGEDSFAPEERSRLYDLIDSCNAGPLSGETIKRVYTDILTASMAAIAPVRVAFLGPEGTFTAIAVRGLFGEAIAKLPQRTIQDVFLQVEAGSAGYGVVPVENSTEGAVTFTLDELMETTLSIMAEQYVRVTYSLLSRASGISAVKKVYSHPQTLGQCKAWIRANLPSAEIVSVDSTSRAAEIAAGEDGAAAIASGLAGEIYTLNTLATMIEDSRQNFTRFFLVGRKPAAPTGNDKTSLVCAVKDRPGALLDLLKPFSEAGINMTKIESRPDKKKMWEYNFFIDILGHAEDDTVRKALGKVKNETIFLKILGSYPIGRQ
- a CDS encoding chemotaxis protein CheW, with amino-acid sequence MAFSLGEYQDIFLEEADEQLQELNQNLLELEKNPDNLEIINNIFRAAHSLKSSAAFVGLNELSDLAHMMENLLQGIRDGSMGITSEIIDIIFKCFDEIRNVIDTVASGEKPEQDLKWLIDDIKAICDKSVKPKKPEKKAVPEIVTDGKTSYEVPKTILDGEMRSRIKSGLESGRSCCEVTVFIDDKAQMKWVKAQLVVNNLGKMGEIVTTFPSMEDMGDDSVNNVVKIVIITEQSNDEIRRAANLDLIHRIDIRTIRLTRKDDKMVLSFSESESFYGDQGAEAEEGKAASASVPDLKESADEEVEEAVDEDEDEEEGAEAEHAGVRGADKEGKKKVAMLKTVKVSIDKLDLLLNNVGELVIANSGFFKLYEEMRKISEEKSIINEFKSRMEQMSRIAKDLQSGIMKTRMVPIGQVFTRFRRLVRDLAKEFNKEVELTIKGEDTELDKKVIDSIGEPLLHLLRNAADHGIETVDERKRLGKSEMAHITLNAYQSGNQIFVDVSDDGRGLNLDHIKRKAVAMGLATPEMIAAMDDTDIYNYIFTPGFSTAEKITDISGRGVGMNVVKEIVSELNGSVSIETEMGMGTRFVLSFPITLAIIPAIMVKVRNEMYAIPLTDVIETIKISQSDITTIEGHEVINLRGEILSLLRLSRFINLESALGPDDKMPVVVVGFGTRKIGLIVDYLEGKLEIVIKSLEQNYKTVEGLAGASILGDGSICLILDISSMINKVITEQDKMTRYDRKRVIEADEADIEEVEEEDLVKAKEPAGRAAVREAAPAVERKSGAMLFTEPKAPEAQKPEAPVVEEKKPVTADKPSSITSGPGTDRRIHMFAEQPAPPAREESPETDAKIGQRVTRALDEFRDELRESIKTTTGTGAPSEHMAESISLTQDELREFQLVANIGAANAAESLSKILNKQIDLSIPEVSVMPIEQIPKHIGDVDSVYMGIMMPILGDTRGTVLFIFKETIGFEVVDLLYGLASKTTHEFNEDGQSALQELTNIVGAAVINVIAEKSNLVIRAGLPTIVHDYLQSVIDSILVLHNMLSDYAVIMDTAFFFENDKIIGNLLLLPEADSLKIIVERMRTNVGSN
- a CDS encoding (d)CMP kinase produces the protein MKKIVVAVDGPAGSGKSSVSRQAAVALGIKYIDSGAIYRSITWYVLKRDGSVAKDFAFTPDIAGMDIRQEFLPDGSSLTCVNGTDVTRLIRDEEIARNIGIISDDRDVRGHVNAMLRTWAREDSIIMDGRDIGSVVFPDADLKIYLDASVEVRAGRRIKEYRELGKNVDENLIKKQIIQRDEQDTRRPFGALVRARDAVYIDTSDMPMDQVINRIKELVLQIR
- the scpB gene encoding SMC-Scp complex subunit ScpB — protein: MSQDIKDDVIGQNGGEAGPDDSHKDDDVIKGLLEAVLFLSNEPVPLAFFVNSFSIDQTHAKILLDTLVDEYEDRDGGIKLQEIAKGYQFVTSERYGEQLRRVIGVRKREGLSKGMLETLSIIAYKQPIVLAEIDELRGVSSRMMVVKLMERTLVKPVGRKELPGRPLAYGTTNEFLRYFGLNKLSDLPKLSEIKEFSLNWDE
- a CDS encoding chemotaxis response regulator protein-glutamate methylesterase, whose translation is MSGQIKVLVVDDSTLVRKIVTDSLESDPMIKVIGAADNGEMAVKLAKELNPDVITMDIEMPVMDGLTALRTIIATNPKPVIMLSVFTKHGAEETFKALEYGAVDFIPKPSSMVSLSLNDISELLRTKVKSVSKSKVDSKETPVDKRPAGAPAVRADIKAAAPILKKTASTRIVGIGTSTGGPAALIQVFTNIPPDFPSSILVVQHMPEGFTKAFAERLDLMSQLKVKEAQDMDQVLPGCAFVAPGNKHIALEEKNNNRYVRVFDGEKVSGHRPSIDVLFNSLADTAGKNTVAVIMTGMGRDGADGITRIKKTGGKTIAQNEETSVVYGMNRVAVEKGGIDDVVPLSEIPKKIVEYI
- a CDS encoding segregation/condensation protein A; translated protein: MSDTEDKIEAEPGESPENNPIIHIDNFEGPLDLLWDLIKKAKIDVTEITISHITEQYLGYLKVMEKLNVRIATDFIRMASELLYYKSCALLPAGQIEDEYFVPPLPPELVQKLLEFKKFQNASRRLMEEFETSANRYTRENRIEEIIEIDDYGDVSLFDLLKAFAEVIQSQKEVDEKEIVFDEILVSDRIEHIKNMLDKADVIQFPDIFTAKPSRIEIVVTFMAILELARTRIIKLLQHKVFGTIRIVKHAAPAPAPA
- a CDS encoding response regulator translates to MATILIVDDAKFMRTLVKDALVPAGHEIIGEAENGNEAIELYKRLKPNLVTMDITMREKDGIEAAEEILRQDPNARIIMVTALGQENLLTKAIKLGVRDFVVKPFPPERLQKAAEKALA
- a CDS encoding prephenate dehydrogenase — encoded protein: MFNKVAIFGLGLLGGSICRALKKIDPGIFIAAYGRNAARLEPALAEKFVDSIGAFDRISLSGVDLAVVSTPVDSSVEIIGKILTAGDLDPRTIVIDVGSVKDVIMREIGRLDRAGQFIGCHPMAGSEKTGYDSGRPDLYNGSSVIITPHGGNRPEDVGQVARFWESLGARTVTVSPEEHDLLVTYTSHLPHLVASALVAVFDDFRAAHDPACGIGAFIGNGFRDATRISAGSPDMWRDIVLQNRGNISASIEVMIGELKRLKAVIDEAGTGGPVHDYFAAAKKIRDGLSQ